The proteins below are encoded in one region of Betaproteobacteria bacterium:
- a CDS encoding pyridoxine 5'-phosphate synthase, which yields MIELGVNIDHVATIRQARRTYEPDPVWGAVEAHLGGADGITVHLREDRRHIQDADVRRLRETTQIKLNLEMAATDEMVRIACALKPEMAMLVPEGRHEVTTEGGLDVVAQEVRLKEIISRLADAGIVSSVFIDADLAQIEAAARIGASVCEIHTGPYAHAFYDKGRDAEAPAVLIELDKIRRAGQLTCQLGMRFNAGHALNYHNVQPIAHLPGIRELHIGHAIVSRSIFVGLRAAVREMKVLIREAANLPDARRE from the coding sequence ATGATCGAATTGGGCGTCAATATCGACCACGTTGCGACCATACGGCAGGCGCGACGCACCTATGAGCCAGATCCTGTTTGGGGGGCTGTCGAAGCCCATTTGGGCGGGGCTGATGGAATTACAGTGCATCTGCGCGAAGATCGCCGGCATATTCAGGATGCTGATGTCCGGCGACTGCGCGAAACGACACAGATCAAGCTGAACCTCGAAATGGCAGCAACCGACGAAATGGTACGTATTGCCTGTGCATTGAAGCCGGAAATGGCCATGTTGGTGCCTGAAGGGCGCCATGAAGTGACTACCGAGGGCGGGTTGGATGTCGTCGCGCAGGAAGTTCGCCTGAAGGAGATCATTTCGCGCCTGGCCGATGCAGGCATTGTGAGCAGCGTTTTCATTGATGCTGATTTGGCACAGATCGAGGCCGCTGCTCGAATTGGTGCCAGCGTCTGTGAGATCCATACGGGTCCTTACGCGCACGCCTTTTACGATAAAGGTCGGGATGCCGAGGCGCCCGCAGTACTTATTGAACTCGACAAGATTCGTCGAGCTGGCCAATTGACCTGCCAACTTGGCATGCGCTTCAATGCCGGGCATGCGCTGAATTATCACAACGTTCAACCTATTGCTCATTTGCCAGGAATCCGCGAACTTCACATTGGTCACGCTATCGTCAGCCGATCCATTTTTGTAGGTCTGCGCGCTGCAGTGCGTGAAATGAAGGTATTGATACGAGAAGCCGCAAACTTGCCGGATGCGCGCCGCGAATGA
- a CDS encoding holo-ACP synthase: MIYGIGTDIVAVSRLRGMWERHGERVLDKLLAPQEMDDFAKAADKGRFLAKRFAAKEAFSKALGTGVRPPATLTAIAVSHDDLGKPILDFCGQLEKMLKNKNLKAHLSISDEAEYAVAHVILEQA; this comes from the coding sequence ATGATTTACGGAATAGGCACTGATATCGTTGCCGTTTCCCGCCTGCGTGGCATGTGGGAGCGCCACGGCGAACGTGTGCTCGACAAGCTGCTTGCACCGCAGGAAATGGACGATTTTGCCAAGGCTGCCGACAAGGGGCGTTTTCTCGCCAAACGGTTTGCGGCCAAGGAGGCATTCAGCAAGGCGCTAGGGACAGGCGTTCGACCACCGGCCACGCTGACGGCCATTGCGGTCAGCCATGATGATCTGGGCAAGCCAATTTTGGACTTCTGCGGTCAACTGGAAAAAATGCTCAAAAACAAAAACCTTAAAGCCCACCTTTCGATTAGCGACGAAGCCGAATATGCCGTCGCCCACGTTATTCTGGAGCAAGCATGA
- a CDS encoding antitoxin, with translation MATATSTQDCERVLVTLLRGLGPWKDSVYLVGGLTPRYLVAARPPVVPAHAGTMDVDIVIDLQILADTEAYHSLEDNIKKMGFDRAENEAGKKLSWRWQTRTEHGAQMVLELLADAPDIAGGKVQPLPTEGTISALNIPHSSIVFDLHQVTEIQAELLGGNGVATEKIKHANLVSFTCLKSFAFDQRFERKDAHDLVYCIEHAHEGTDAVAEAFRTELGGKHGAVIQAALAILRNRFTQDDKTEGYRKDGPVSVAKFELGESDEPELREARALRQRQASDIIDRLLGLIG, from the coding sequence ATGGCTACAGCGACCAGTACACAGGATTGCGAACGTGTTCTCGTGACGCTGCTGCGCGGACTCGGCCCCTGGAAGGATTCGGTCTATTTGGTGGGAGGCCTCACCCCGAGGTACCTGGTCGCCGCCCGGCCGCCGGTGGTCCCCGCGCATGCGGGCACCATGGATGTGGATATCGTGATCGACCTCCAGATACTGGCCGACACCGAGGCATATCACTCGCTGGAGGACAACATCAAGAAGATGGGCTTCGATCGCGCCGAGAACGAGGCCGGAAAAAAGCTCTCCTGGCGTTGGCAAACTCGCACCGAACACGGCGCTCAGATGGTGCTGGAGTTGCTCGCGGACGCGCCGGACATCGCCGGCGGCAAGGTGCAGCCGCTGCCAACCGAAGGTACGATCTCGGCACTGAACATCCCGCATTCATCCATCGTCTTCGACCTTCACCAGGTCACCGAGATCCAGGCAGAACTGCTTGGCGGCAATGGCGTCGCGACCGAGAAGATCAAGCACGCCAACCTGGTCAGCTTCACGTGCTTGAAGTCGTTCGCATTTGATCAGCGTTTCGAGCGCAAGGATGCGCACGACCTCGTCTACTGCATCGAGCATGCGCACGAGGGAACGGACGCCGTCGCCGAAGCCTTCCGAACGGAACTGGGCGGCAAGCATGGTGCAGTGATCCAGGCCGCCCTAGCAATCCTGCGCAATCGCTTCACCCAGGACGACAAAACAGAAGGTTATCGCAAGGATGGCCCGGTCTCGGTGGCCAAGTTTGAGCTCGGCGAGAGCGATGAGCCTGAACTGCGTGAGGCTCGGGCCCTGAGGCAACGGCAGGCGAGCGACATCATCGATCGGCTCCTCGGTCTGATCGGTTGA
- the efp gene encoding elongation factor P, with product MKTAMELRSGNVIMVGADPLVVQKSEYNKSGRNAAVVKMKLKNLLTGAASEAVYKADDKFEIVLLDKKEVTYSYFADPMYVFMDADYEQFEVEAENMTDALKYLEDGLACEVVFYNGKAISVELPNSVVREVVYTEPAVKGDTSGKVMKPAKLATGFELPVPAFVSIGDKIEIDTRTDEYKNRVK from the coding sequence ATGAAAACCGCAATGGAACTCCGCTCCGGCAACGTCATCATGGTGGGTGCCGACCCGCTCGTCGTTCAGAAGAGCGAATACAACAAGTCTGGCCGCAATGCCGCTGTTGTCAAAATGAAACTCAAGAATCTGTTGACCGGCGCCGCTTCCGAAGCGGTTTACAAGGCGGACGACAAGTTTGAAATTGTCTTGCTCGACAAGAAGGAAGTGACTTATTCCTACTTCGCCGATCCAATGTATGTCTTCATGGATGCCGACTACGAGCAGTTTGAAGTCGAAGCCGAAAACATGACCGACGCGCTTAAGTATCTGGAAGACGGCCTGGCTTGTGAAGTCGTGTTCTATAACGGCAAGGCAATTTCTGTCGAACTGCCGAACAGCGTCGTGCGTGAAGTGGTGTACACCGAGCCTGCAGTCAAGGGCGACACCTCTGGCAAGGTCATGAAGCCGGCCAAGCTGGCTACTGGTTTTGAACTGCCGGTTCCGGCTTTCGTCAGCATTGGCGACAAGATCGAAATCGATACCCGTACTGACGAATACAAAAACCGCGTCAAGTAA
- a CDS encoding PD-(D/E)XK nuclease family protein, whose protein sequence is MRNAELVYMERLFRISTPVGLVAKLDRAYRMPSGLLVLVEFKTRWSNQPFLSDVIQLSAQRMAMIGQTGHSVASHGYVMVKAPTRRALPIAHRVQLMTDEQVVTLVRRREDILAGQVLPRWPLSRKTCLTCAFRAQCDYPHL, encoded by the coding sequence TTGCGGAATGCCGAATTGGTCTACATGGAAAGACTGTTCCGGATTTCCACGCCCGTCGGACTGGTGGCGAAACTTGACCGGGCATACCGGATGCCCTCCGGTCTGCTCGTGTTGGTGGAGTTCAAGACTCGCTGGAGCAACCAGCCCTTCCTGTCGGACGTGATTCAGTTGTCCGCGCAGAGGATGGCGATGATTGGGCAAACGGGGCATTCGGTGGCATCCCACGGGTACGTGATGGTGAAGGCGCCGACCAGGCGAGCCTTACCGATCGCGCATCGCGTCCAACTGATGACTGACGAGCAAGTGGTCACCTTGGTGAGGCGGCGGGAAGACATTCTCGCCGGCCAAGTTCTGCCGCGCTGGCCCTTGTCTCGGAAGACGTGCCTTACGTGCGCGTTCCGAGCGCAATGCGACTATCCCCATCTTTGA
- the earP gene encoding elongation factor P maturation arginine rhamnosyltransferase EarP, protein MQLHWDIFCRVIDNYGDIGVCWRLARQLAAEHGRHVRLWVDDLASLYPLCPMLDIKEPAQSHQGVQICHWTENAVFPSPADVIIEAFACEIPPAYLQAMALCERKPCWINLEYLTAEPWAEACHGMASPHPALPLTKYFFFPGFTASSGGLLREARLLSDRDQRAAANLESNRLEISLFCYDTAPVGELLSALAQSEMAVTCHVLQGKPLAAVNTHLAGRGPWQLGKALIKPIPFMPIDDYDRLLWRCDINFVRGEDSFVRAQWTGKPFVWQIYPQDDDAHLIKLEAFLDRYCRGMAADEEAAIRRLFMAWNTGRGVESAWLNFIGKREFFTAYTADWANRLASIPDMATTLVNFCAHKV, encoded by the coding sequence ATGCAGCTTCATTGGGACATCTTTTGCCGGGTTATCGATAACTACGGCGACATTGGCGTTTGCTGGCGATTGGCCAGGCAACTTGCCGCAGAACATGGCCGCCATGTTCGCTTGTGGGTTGATGACCTGGCGAGCCTGTATCCCTTGTGTCCTATGCTGGATATCAAGGAGCCAGCACAATCGCATCAAGGGGTTCAGATTTGTCACTGGACTGAAAATGCGGTGTTCCCCAGCCCTGCGGACGTAATCATTGAAGCATTTGCGTGTGAGATTCCACCCGCTTACTTGCAAGCGATGGCGCTGTGCGAACGAAAACCCTGCTGGATCAATCTGGAGTATCTGACAGCGGAGCCTTGGGCAGAGGCATGCCACGGCATGGCATCGCCCCACCCTGCTCTACCGCTGACCAAATATTTTTTCTTCCCTGGTTTTACGGCAAGTAGTGGCGGTCTGCTGCGGGAAGCGAGACTGTTGAGTGATCGTGACCAAAGAGCTGCAGCGAACCTCGAGTCCAATAGACTTGAAATCAGTCTGTTTTGCTATGACACCGCCCCGGTGGGAGAATTACTCAGCGCTTTGGCTCAATCAGAAATGGCGGTCACTTGCCACGTTCTCCAAGGCAAGCCATTGGCAGCAGTGAACACACATCTGGCAGGACGCGGCCCTTGGCAACTCGGCAAGGCACTGATCAAGCCAATCCCCTTTATGCCCATCGATGACTATGATCGATTGCTTTGGCGTTGCGACATCAATTTTGTGCGTGGCGAAGATTCATTTGTTCGCGCCCAATGGACCGGAAAGCCTTTCGTCTGGCAAATCTATCCTCAAGATGACGACGCACACCTCATCAAACTGGAGGCATTTCTTGATCGTTATTGCCGAGGGATGGCTGCAGACGAAGAAGCCGCCATTCGCCGACTCTTTATGGCTTGGAATACGGGTAGAGGCGTCGAATCTGCATGGCTGAATTTCATTGGGAAACGCGAGTTTTTTACGGCTTACACTGCCGACTGGGCCAATCGCTTGGCATCGATCCCGGACATGGCGACCACACTCGTCAATTTCTGTGCGCACAAGGTATAA
- the nagZ gene encoding beta-N-acetylhexosaminidase, which produces MKHLPLGPLMIDIAGTELTDIDRERLCHALVGGIILFTRNYSSPAQLTALTAAIHALRSPPLLIAVDHEGGRVQRFRDGFTRLPTMAALGKLWDVDQQAALKTARQVGYVLASELRARGVDYSFTPVLDLDYGPSRVIGDRAFHRQPEAVIALAKALGEGLHQAGMGSCGKHYPGHGYVIPDSHVELPVDDRPLADMQDDMAPYRQLPLDGVMAAHVIYECVDCNTAVFSNKWIGYLRNDIKFNGVVFTDDLSMAGAGVVGGMLNRVETAYNAGCDMLLVCNAPDVVSDVLDHWTPEVDPTRGKRVEALIPKLPAMSWDGLQTDVAYQDARNTIAGLMA; this is translated from the coding sequence ATGAAGCATCTTCCGCTCGGTCCGCTGATGATTGACATCGCTGGTACCGAATTGACTGACATTGATCGGGAGCGCCTTTGCCACGCCTTGGTCGGCGGGATCATTCTGTTTACCCGCAATTACTCGAGTCCGGCGCAGTTGACCGCATTGACTGCGGCAATTCACGCCTTGCGCTCGCCGCCGTTGCTCATTGCAGTCGATCACGAAGGGGGCAGGGTACAGCGCTTCCGTGATGGATTCACGCGTTTGCCGACGATGGCTGCGTTGGGAAAATTATGGGACGTCGATCAGCAAGCAGCGCTCAAGACTGCTCGCCAAGTTGGCTATGTGCTGGCATCAGAACTTCGTGCTCGCGGCGTTGATTATTCCTTTACGCCGGTGCTTGATCTTGATTATGGCCCGTCGCGAGTGATTGGAGATCGCGCTTTTCATCGGCAGCCAGAAGCCGTCATCGCCCTGGCAAAGGCGCTTGGCGAAGGGCTTCATCAGGCCGGCATGGGTAGCTGTGGCAAACATTATCCAGGGCACGGGTACGTTATCCCGGATTCGCATGTGGAACTTCCTGTCGATGATCGTCCTTTGGCAGACATGCAGGACGACATGGCACCCTACCGGCAACTGCCACTTGATGGGGTCATGGCGGCGCACGTCATATACGAATGTGTTGACTGCAATACTGCAGTATTTTCAAATAAATGGATAGGTTATCTAAGAAATGACATTAAGTTTAATGGTGTCGTTTTTACGGATGACTTGTCGATGGCGGGCGCGGGTGTTGTTGGCGGAATGCTCAACCGGGTGGAGACTGCATACAACGCCGGATGTGACATGTTGCTCGTATGCAATGCGCCAGATGTGGTCAGTGATGTGCTTGATCACTGGACGCCGGAAGTCGATCCGACTCGCGGTAAGCGTGTTGAAGCGTTGATCCCCAAACTGCCTGCAATGTCCTGGGACGGGCTTCAAACAGATGTGGCTTATCAGGACGCTCGCAACACCATTGCGGGGTTGATGGCCTGA